One stretch of Saccharopolyspora erythraea DNA includes these proteins:
- a CDS encoding phospholipase D family protein: MEHVEDGCPAEKWLLSSDERGNPATDLDRRHADGAAWSRGNLVRPLIDGVDYFRRLRDELAGIGEGDQIYLAAWIGDPAERLDGSGHSIGGMLVRALEAGAAVHGLFWCPYVDARKDFVPENDSFVTLLQSLGGEAVFDQRVRAVGCHHQKYIVIRRPGRPDTDVAFVGGLDPCASRRDDPGHPGDPQVQASIAGVFGDQPAWHDAHLEVRGPAVADVEHCFRERWNDSAALRRKPLLWLYERIRGSRGETVELPPQQPPPPRCGGHVVQLLRTYPSKLPPYPFAPHGERSVARGYRKALGNARRFVYVEDQFLWSPMVAEVFAEALRREPELRLVAVLPDGPDKDGVVQVATSDVAHREALDELYAAGGDRVQVYELENSEGLPVYVHSKVCVVDDEWAAVGSANLNRRSWTYDSELTAAVVDEGTGGDRPFAAELRLRLWREHLGRSEDDDEDLVDPLRGMEVLRRASEALEDWRNSARTEPRPRGHLRIHPRPAPSVARKVWARPTARALIDPDGRPRAMRRQNRL, translated from the coding sequence GTGGAGCACGTCGAGGACGGCTGTCCGGCCGAGAAGTGGTTGCTCAGCAGCGACGAACGGGGCAACCCCGCGACCGATCTCGACCGCCGTCACGCGGACGGGGCGGCGTGGTCCCGCGGCAACCTGGTGCGGCCGCTGATCGACGGCGTCGACTACTTCCGCAGGCTGCGGGACGAGCTGGCCGGCATCGGCGAGGGCGACCAGATCTACCTCGCGGCGTGGATCGGTGATCCCGCCGAGCGGCTCGACGGCTCGGGGCACTCCATCGGCGGCATGCTCGTCCGGGCGCTGGAGGCCGGAGCGGCCGTGCACGGGCTGTTCTGGTGTCCGTACGTGGACGCCAGGAAGGACTTCGTGCCGGAGAACGACAGCTTCGTCACGCTGCTGCAGAGCCTCGGCGGGGAGGCGGTGTTCGACCAGCGGGTGCGCGCCGTCGGCTGCCACCACCAGAAGTACATCGTGATCCGCAGGCCGGGGCGGCCGGACACCGACGTCGCCTTCGTCGGGGGCCTGGACCCGTGCGCGAGCCGGCGCGACGATCCCGGGCACCCCGGCGATCCCCAGGTGCAGGCGTCGATCGCCGGGGTGTTCGGCGATCAGCCGGCGTGGCACGACGCGCACCTGGAGGTGCGCGGGCCCGCGGTGGCCGACGTCGAGCACTGCTTCCGCGAGCGGTGGAACGACTCCGCGGCGCTGCGGCGCAAACCGCTGCTGTGGCTCTACGAGAGGATCCGGGGCAGTCGGGGCGAGACCGTTGAACTCCCGCCGCAACAGCCCCCGCCGCCTCGGTGCGGAGGACACGTCGTGCAGCTGTTGCGGACCTACCCGAGCAAGCTGCCGCCCTATCCGTTCGCGCCGCACGGCGAGCGCAGCGTGGCGCGCGGGTACCGCAAGGCGCTGGGCAACGCGCGCCGGTTCGTCTACGTCGAGGACCAGTTCCTCTGGTCGCCGATGGTGGCCGAGGTGTTCGCCGAGGCGCTGCGGCGCGAGCCGGAGCTGCGCCTGGTCGCGGTGCTGCCCGACGGGCCGGACAAGGACGGCGTCGTCCAGGTCGCGACCAGTGACGTCGCGCATCGGGAGGCGCTGGACGAGCTGTACGCGGCCGGTGGTGACCGGGTCCAGGTCTACGAGCTGGAGAACAGCGAGGGGCTGCCCGTCTACGTGCATTCCAAGGTGTGCGTCGTCGACGACGAGTGGGCGGCCGTGGGCTCGGCCAACCTCAACCGCCGGTCGTGGACCTACGACTCGGAGCTCACCGCCGCGGTGGTGGACGAGGGCACCGGCGGCGACCGCCCGTTCGCGGCGGAGCTGCGGCTGCGGTTGTGGCGGGAGCACCTGGGCCGGAGCGAAGACGACGACGAGGACCTGGTCGACCCGCTGCGGGGGATGGAGGTGCTGCGGCGCGCCTCCGAAGCCCTGGAGGACTGGCGGAACTCGGCGCGGACCGAACCCCGGCCGCGAGGACACCTGCGCATCCATCCCCGCCCGGCCCCGTCGGTGGCGCGCAAGGTGTGGGCGCGGCCGACCGCGCGTGCGCTCATCGACCCGGACGGCCGTCCGCGGGCGATGCGCAGGCAGAACCGCCTGTGA
- a CDS encoding ATP-binding cassette domain-containing protein gives MTVGTEHWRALAGRWRACSVLAAYSLLEALPALLSGGLVQRAVDDGFAAGDPLTGLAWLSAFAAAAVAGAFGVRLVWQRLGTIVEPLRDALVRTVVRGVLHDTAPPRGGPDAAGVARITQHVEVVRDATAGLLVQARGLVVSTAAALVGIASLSGTLAWLAWPPVVVSVAVFLCLLPALARRQRGLALADEATAAATGTVLAGMRDVVACGGQDIAEDSMRTAIRSQADAAVRMSNAAAVRTAVVAVGGFLPVVLVLAAAPGAVAAGELTAGAVLGTLVYLTGTLHPALHGFAATASTVVVRLLVALDRLGEVRPPAPPRATAVPAGVAVRVRGLTHRWGEHAEPVLRDFDIDLTPGDHLAVVGPSGIGKSTLASLLTGTVQPCEGRVLVGGVPVAEIDPAHRHRLIAFTPQESYLFAGSARENLALLAPRADDAHLMRAASAVGADALLDRLGGLDAALGHAGAGLSAGERQLLGLARVFASPARIVVLDEATAHLDGAAEARAERAFAARGGVLVVIAHRLASARRADRILVMDGRRAVLGEHEQLLVRSRHYADMTQAWAGAGSTR, from the coding sequence GTGACTGTCGGCACCGAGCACTGGCGCGCACTCGCCGGGCGCTGGCGCGCCTGCTCGGTGCTCGCGGCCTACTCGCTGCTGGAGGCGCTGCCCGCGTTGCTCTCCGGTGGACTCGTGCAGCGAGCTGTGGACGACGGGTTCGCCGCCGGGGACCCGCTGACCGGTCTGGCCTGGCTGTCCGCCTTCGCGGCCGCGGCAGTGGCGGGGGCGTTCGGCGTCCGGTTGGTCTGGCAGCGGCTCGGCACGATAGTCGAACCGCTGCGCGACGCGCTCGTGCGCACAGTCGTGCGGGGCGTCCTGCACGACACCGCCCCGCCGCGCGGCGGCCCGGACGCGGCGGGGGTCGCCCGGATCACCCAGCACGTGGAGGTCGTGCGCGACGCCACGGCTGGTCTGCTGGTGCAGGCCCGCGGACTCGTGGTGAGCACGGCCGCCGCACTGGTGGGCATCGCATCGCTGTCGGGGACGCTGGCGTGGCTCGCCTGGCCACCGGTGGTGGTCTCGGTAGCGGTGTTCCTGTGCCTGCTGCCCGCGCTGGCGCGCAGGCAGCGCGGGCTCGCACTCGCCGACGAGGCCACCGCGGCGGCGACCGGCACCGTGCTGGCGGGCATGCGCGACGTCGTGGCCTGCGGCGGTCAGGACATCGCCGAGGACTCGATGCGCACGGCGATCCGTTCCCAGGCCGACGCGGCGGTGCGGATGTCCAACGCCGCCGCCGTGCGCACCGCCGTGGTCGCCGTCGGTGGGTTCCTGCCGGTGGTGCTCGTGCTCGCCGCCGCGCCGGGTGCGGTCGCCGCGGGCGAGCTGACCGCCGGCGCGGTGCTCGGCACTCTGGTGTATCTGACCGGCACCCTGCACCCGGCGCTGCACGGGTTCGCCGCGACCGCGAGCACGGTCGTGGTGCGCCTGCTCGTCGCGCTCGACCGCCTCGGCGAGGTTCGCCCGCCCGCACCGCCGCGCGCCACCGCCGTGCCGGCCGGAGTCGCGGTCCGCGTGCGCGGGCTCACGCACCGCTGGGGTGAGCACGCCGAACCCGTCCTGCGCGACTTCGACATCGACCTGACTCCCGGCGATCACCTGGCGGTGGTCGGCCCGAGCGGCATCGGCAAGTCCACCCTCGCGTCGTTGCTCACCGGCACCGTGCAGCCGTGCGAGGGACGAGTGCTGGTCGGTGGCGTACCGGTCGCCGAGATCGACCCCGCGCACCGCCACCGCCTCATCGCCTTCACTCCGCAGGAGTCCTACCTCTTCGCCGGTAGCGCGCGGGAGAACCTGGCGCTGCTGGCACCCCGCGCCGACGACGCGCACCTGATGCGCGCCGCGTCCGCGGTCGGCGCCGACGCGCTGCTCGACCGGCTGGGCGGGCTGGACGCAGCGCTCGGCCACGCGGGCGCGGGACTGTCCGCCGGGGAACGCCAGTTGCTGGGACTGGCGAGGGTCTTCGCGAGCCCGGCGCGGATCGTCGTGCTGGACGAGGCCACCGCGCACCTCGACGGTGCGGCGGAAGCACGAGCGGAGCGCGCTTTCGCAGCCCGGGGCGGCGTCCTGGTGGTCATCGCGCACCGGCTGGCCTCGGCCCGCCGCGCCGACCGGATACTGGTCATGGACGGCAGGCGGGCTGTGCTCGGCGAGCACGAACAGCTGCTCGTGCGCTCGCGGCACTACGCCGACATGACCCAGGCGTGGGCCGGAGCCGGCTCCACGCGATGA
- a CDS encoding ATP-binding cassette domain-containing protein, producing the protein MAGAGDRLLRSAVRHDRGTAALLLFTALLAAAASILLPTALADAVDSVLEGGGASARVLWLVFLGAAQVLAEVAGVALTARLTAAAAARLRALLATALVRSGGRSPVADGDAVSRMTGDCAGAGQIVSVVVQLCTALLLAAGAAVALVLIDWRVALVLVVAVPAAVLLARSHLRHTAGDVLAYQEAAGSLGARLLDAVLGLRTIAATGVAEQESARVLRPLPELSAAGAGMWRTQARMMWRGGLLLPFVQAAVLCAAGFGVLAGDLSVGDVLAALGYATLALGIVRQLPQFTALSRARSCADRIAALLDHAPPPRPRIPLPRGRGHVELRGVGVDGALDDIDLVVPGGDVVAVVGRSGSGKSALAEVLGGLRAPDRGDALLDGVPVDAAERTAVGYAFERPALLGESVAAAVAYGSGADDAAVRSACRTADIDDLVTRLPSGYATPLSKTPLSGGEAQRLGLARALARRPRLLVLDDAAAALDTATEARVENAVADQHPGLTRVVVTHRAGTARRADSVVWLDAGRVRAVAPHGALMDDPAYRALFAEEVQP; encoded by the coding sequence ATGGCCGGTGCAGGCGATCGCCTGCTGCGCTCGGCGGTGCGCCACGACCGCGGGACCGCGGCTCTGCTGCTGTTCACCGCTCTGCTCGCGGCCGCCGCGAGCATCCTCCTGCCGACGGCCCTCGCCGACGCCGTCGACTCCGTCCTGGAAGGCGGCGGGGCGTCCGCGCGCGTGCTGTGGCTGGTCTTCCTGGGCGCGGCCCAGGTGCTGGCCGAGGTCGCCGGAGTCGCCCTCACCGCGCGGCTCACCGCCGCGGCCGCCGCCCGCCTGCGTGCACTGCTCGCGACGGCGCTGGTCCGGTCCGGCGGCCGTTCCCCGGTCGCCGACGGCGACGCCGTCAGCCGGATGACCGGCGACTGCGCGGGTGCGGGCCAGATCGTCTCGGTCGTCGTCCAGCTCTGCACCGCGCTGCTGCTGGCGGCGGGAGCCGCCGTGGCCCTGGTGCTCATCGACTGGCGTGTGGCCCTGGTGCTCGTGGTCGCCGTTCCGGCCGCTGTGCTGCTCGCACGCTCCCACCTGCGGCACACCGCCGGCGACGTGCTCGCCTACCAGGAGGCGGCGGGCTCGCTCGGGGCGCGGCTGCTCGACGCCGTACTGGGGTTGCGCACGATCGCCGCCACCGGGGTCGCCGAGCAGGAGTCCGCGCGCGTGCTGCGCCCGCTGCCCGAGCTGAGCGCGGCCGGTGCCGGGATGTGGCGCACCCAGGCCCGGATGATGTGGCGCGGCGGCCTGCTCCTGCCGTTCGTCCAGGCCGCCGTGTTGTGCGCGGCCGGGTTCGGCGTACTGGCCGGTGATCTCAGCGTCGGCGACGTGCTCGCCGCGCTCGGGTACGCGACGCTGGCGCTGGGGATCGTCCGGCAGCTGCCGCAGTTCACCGCGCTGTCGCGCGCGCGGTCCTGCGCGGACCGGATCGCGGCCCTGCTCGACCACGCTCCACCACCTCGCCCGAGAATCCCGTTGCCCCGCGGACGCGGACACGTCGAGCTGCGCGGTGTCGGGGTCGACGGTGCGCTGGATGACATCGACCTCGTGGTTCCCGGCGGTGACGTCGTAGCGGTCGTCGGCCGCTCCGGGTCCGGCAAGTCCGCACTCGCCGAAGTGCTGGGCGGCCTGCGCGCACCGGACCGCGGCGACGCGTTGCTCGACGGCGTCCCGGTCGACGCGGCCGAACGCACCGCCGTCGGCTACGCCTTCGAACGCCCGGCGCTGCTCGGCGAGTCGGTCGCCGCCGCCGTCGCCTACGGCAGCGGCGCGGACGACGCGGCGGTGCGCTCGGCGTGCCGCACAGCCGACATCGACGACCTGGTGACCCGGCTCCCGTCCGGCTACGCGACGCCGCTGTCGAAGACCCCGCTCTCCGGTGGTGAAGCCCAGCGGCTCGGTCTGGCCAGGGCGCTCGCCCGGCGGCCGAGGCTGCTCGTGCTCGACGACGCGGCCGCCGCGCTGGACACCGCGACCGAAGCCCGGGTCGAGAACGCCGTCGCCGACCAACATCCGGGGCTGACCCGCGTCGTGGTGACCCACCGGGCCGGTACCGCGCGTCGCGCGGACTCCGTGGTGTGGCTGGACGCGGGACGCGTGCGCGCAGTCGCACCGCACGGCGCGCTGATGGACGATCCCGCCTACCGCGCGCTCTTCGCCGAGGAGGTCCAGCCGTGA
- a CDS encoding SapB/AmfS family lanthipeptide: protein MEMVLELQELDATNELAYGDSSYGGGASNLSLLASCANSTVSLLTCH from the coding sequence ATGGAGATGGTTCTGGAGCTGCAGGAGCTCGACGCCACCAACGAGCTCGCCTACGGCGACTCCAGCTACGGCGGCGGCGCGAGCAACCTGAGCCTGCTGGCCTCCTGCGCCAACAGCACGGTCAGCCTGCTGACCTGCCACTGA
- the lanKC gene encoding class III lanthionine synthetase LanKC produces MDLRYEAFCFADPLFFDEQRRHSGSQDEYARQLPEPGSDWVQSALGTWRMLRPAEVVLPEQGWKVHVSATLGNAERVLAAVHRYCLRERIAFKHLRGPRVLLARNAKYAPRSASGKLVTIYPVDDGHLATVLAELAPQLRGEPGPYILSDLRYEQGPLYVRYGGFVERWVEFDGTRVLAITGPDGELVPDKRNPGFSLPEWVSPPECLSASLAARKGGDRAAFGYRVTSSMHFSNGGGVYRAVRKSDGAEVVLKEARPHAGLDRDGTDAVARLHREHEVLRLLDGIGGVPAVHELFQLWEHTFLAMDLVPGTPLGTWLARTYPLTRQHPTEQEIADYTRRALALLERVERLLDRVHERGVVFGDLHGLNVLVDEDDEVSVIDFEMASTDSAAARPALGAPGFRAPEGRTGVSIDRYALAALKLWMFLPLNPLLELAPGKLAGFVDVVERRFPLPAGFGDQIRRELLGTETSVTELDHAVPDWGVVRKGLAEAMLSSATPEREDRLFPGDIEQFRVGGTCFAYGAAGVLHALDSAGLGRYPEHERWLVDAVRRTAPARPGFLDGAHGIAHVLENLGHHDDADALLDGAATLVEQTRDHGFGSGLSGIALNLLHLASTRDDRELRECARDLGDRLADALRVALPPGSVGRAGLLDGWSGPALLFTHLHDDTGDRGWLELADRALLRDLDECVATDDGALQVRDSGTRTLPYLAVGSAGIALVAEELAARHPDATCLERQPELLRGCLGEFVIHPGLLFGRCGLLAALAAANRRAPDPMWTDAVSRHLTALGWHAIPHGDGGIAMPGNQLLRLSMDLATGGAGVLSAVAATLDGHGRVLPFFGRPNA; encoded by the coding sequence ATGGATCTGCGGTACGAGGCTTTCTGCTTCGCCGATCCGCTCTTCTTCGACGAGCAACGCCGGCACTCCGGTTCTCAGGACGAGTACGCCCGACAGCTGCCCGAGCCCGGAAGCGACTGGGTGCAAAGCGCACTCGGAACATGGCGCATGCTGCGCCCGGCCGAGGTCGTTCTCCCCGAGCAGGGCTGGAAAGTGCACGTGTCGGCCACGCTCGGCAACGCAGAACGGGTGCTGGCCGCGGTCCACCGCTACTGCCTGCGAGAACGCATCGCGTTCAAACACCTGCGCGGCCCCCGCGTGCTCCTCGCGCGCAACGCCAAATACGCGCCGCGCTCGGCGAGCGGGAAGCTGGTCACCATTTATCCGGTGGACGACGGACACCTGGCCACCGTGCTCGCCGAATTGGCACCGCAATTGCGGGGCGAACCGGGTCCTTACATCCTCAGCGATCTGCGTTATGAGCAGGGCCCGCTGTACGTTCGTTACGGCGGATTCGTGGAACGCTGGGTCGAGTTCGACGGAACCCGGGTTCTCGCCATCACCGGGCCGGACGGCGAGCTGGTTCCCGACAAGCGCAACCCGGGATTCTCCTTGCCCGAGTGGGTGTCCCCGCCGGAGTGCCTGAGCGCGTCGCTGGCCGCCCGCAAGGGCGGCGACCGCGCCGCCTTCGGGTACCGCGTCACCTCGTCGATGCACTTCTCCAACGGCGGCGGGGTCTACCGCGCCGTCCGCAAGTCCGACGGCGCCGAGGTCGTGCTCAAGGAAGCCCGCCCGCACGCGGGACTGGACCGCGACGGCACCGACGCCGTGGCCCGGCTGCACCGGGAACACGAGGTGCTGCGCCTGCTCGACGGCATCGGCGGTGTCCCCGCCGTGCACGAGCTGTTCCAACTGTGGGAGCACACCTTCCTCGCCATGGACCTGGTTCCCGGCACACCGCTGGGCACGTGGCTGGCACGCACCTATCCGCTCACCCGGCAACACCCCACCGAGCAGGAGATCGCCGACTACACCCGGCGCGCCCTGGCACTGCTGGAGCGGGTCGAGCGGCTGCTGGACCGCGTGCACGAGCGCGGCGTGGTCTTCGGCGACCTGCACGGGCTGAACGTCCTCGTCGACGAGGACGACGAGGTCTCGGTCATCGACTTCGAGATGGCCTCCACCGACTCCGCCGCCGCACGGCCCGCGCTCGGCGCACCCGGGTTCCGGGCGCCCGAGGGGCGCACCGGCGTCTCCATCGACCGGTACGCGCTGGCCGCGCTGAAGCTGTGGATGTTCCTGCCGCTCAACCCGCTGCTGGAGCTGGCGCCAGGCAAGCTGGCAGGGTTCGTCGACGTCGTCGAGCGGCGGTTCCCGCTTCCCGCGGGCTTCGGCGACCAGATCCGCCGCGAGCTGCTCGGGACCGAGACTTCGGTGACCGAGCTCGACCACGCCGTCCCGGACTGGGGCGTGGTGCGCAAGGGCCTGGCCGAGGCGATGCTCTCCTCGGCGACGCCCGAGCGCGAGGACCGGCTGTTCCCCGGCGACATCGAGCAGTTCCGCGTCGGCGGCACCTGCTTCGCCTACGGCGCCGCGGGTGTGCTGCACGCGCTGGACTCCGCCGGGCTCGGCCGCTATCCCGAGCACGAGCGCTGGCTGGTCGACGCGGTGCGACGCACCGCACCGGCCCGGCCCGGTTTCCTGGACGGCGCACACGGCATCGCCCACGTGCTGGAGAACCTCGGCCACCACGACGACGCCGACGCCCTGCTCGACGGCGCCGCGACCCTGGTCGAGCAGACCCGCGACCACGGTTTCGGCAGCGGACTGTCGGGGATCGCGCTGAACCTGCTGCACTTGGCGTCCACAAGGGACGATCGCGAGCTGCGGGAGTGCGCCCGCGACCTGGGCGACCGGTTGGCCGACGCGCTGCGCGTTGCCCTGCCGCCGGGCTCGGTGGGACGCGCCGGCCTGCTCGACGGCTGGTCCGGCCCGGCGCTGCTGTTCACCCACCTGCACGACGACACCGGCGACCGCGGCTGGCTCGAACTCGCCGACCGCGCGCTCCTGCGCGACCTCGACGAGTGCGTGGCCACCGACGACGGCGCGTTGCAGGTCCGCGACAGCGGCACCCGGACGCTGCCCTACCTCGCGGTCGGCAGCGCCGGAATCGCCCTGGTCGCCGAGGAGCTCGCCGCGCGCCACCCGGACGCGACCTGCCTGGAGCGCCAGCCCGAGCTGCTGCGCGGCTGCCTCGGCGAGTTCGTGATCCACCCGGGCCTGCTCTTCGGGCGCTGCGGTCTGCTCGCCGCACTGGCCGCGGCGAACCGCCGCGCCCCCGATCCGATGTGGACCGACGCGGTCTCGCGGCACCTGACCGCGCTCGGCTGGCACGCGATCCCGCACGGTGACGGCGGAATCGCCATGCCCGGCAACCAGTTGCTCCGCCTGTCGATGGACCTCGCCACCGGCGGCGCCGGTGTGCTGAGCGCCGTCGCGGCGACGCTCGACGGTCACGGCCGCGTGCTGCCGTTCTTCGGCAGGCCGAACGCCTGA
- a CDS encoding MmcQ/YjbR family DNA-binding protein produces MTPKELRAACLGFAGAREEFPFDEANSVFKVVGKIFALSRLDASPLRVSLKCDPELAVQLRGTYPAITPGYHLPKRHWNTVVLDGSVPDRLVLEMIEDSYDLVVSKLAKREQEKLMWIGLSDEE; encoded by the coding sequence ATGACGCCGAAGGAGCTCAGGGCCGCCTGTCTGGGGTTCGCCGGTGCTCGCGAGGAGTTCCCCTTCGACGAGGCCAACAGCGTCTTCAAGGTCGTGGGGAAGATCTTCGCGCTCAGCAGGCTGGACGCCAGTCCGCTGCGGGTGAGCCTGAAGTGCGACCCGGAGCTGGCGGTGCAGCTGCGCGGCACGTATCCGGCCATCACGCCCGGCTACCACCTCCCGAAGCGGCACTGGAACACCGTGGTCCTCGACGGTTCGGTGCCCGACCGCCTCGTCCTGGAGATGATCGAGGACTCCTACGACCTCGTGGTCTCCAAGCTGGCGAAGCGCGAGCAGGAGAAGCTGATGTGGATCGGCCTCAGCGACGAGGAGTGA
- a CDS encoding tautomerase family protein, whose protein sequence is MPFVRIDALKADGDRLEALGTAVRDAMVETIGIPPDDRFQVLVSHDGTSSTLRYDDYLGVHRDDGIVYVAITMRSGRTPAQKRALYRRIAELAHEYAGAEPRNVFITVTENESIDWSLGHGVAQYADSRDADGEAVSGRSHRSPG, encoded by the coding sequence ATGCCGTTCGTCCGCATCGATGCGCTCAAAGCCGACGGCGACCGGCTCGAAGCGCTCGGCACAGCCGTGCGCGACGCCATGGTCGAGACGATCGGCATCCCACCCGACGACCGCTTCCAGGTGCTGGTCAGCCACGACGGCACCAGCAGCACGCTGCGCTACGACGACTACCTCGGCGTGCACCGCGACGACGGCATCGTCTACGTCGCGATCACGATGCGCTCGGGACGCACGCCCGCGCAGAAGCGGGCGCTGTACCGGCGGATCGCCGAGCTCGCCCACGAGTACGCGGGCGCCGAGCCGCGCAACGTCTTCATCACGGTCACCGAGAACGAGTCGATCGACTGGTCGCTGGGCCACGGGGTGGCGCAGTACGCCGATTCCCGCGACGCGGACGGCGAGGCGGTTTCCGGCCGGTCGCACAGATCGCCGGGCTAA
- a CDS encoding TetR/AcrR family transcriptional regulator, whose product MDTRERLIQSTCELLRERGYVGTSPKAIQQRARAGQGSMYHHFTGKPDLALAAITRSAEDMRDRAEAEFTGPGTAVERLTAYLRRERDALKGCPVGRLTQDPDVMADPVLRRPVEETFRRLTERMAGLLEQGRAEGELGAELDPASTATALGAVLQGGYVLARAADSAEVHTRAVDGALGLLAGHRTTPSRKEDR is encoded by the coding sequence GTGGACACGCGGGAACGACTCATCCAGAGCACCTGCGAGCTGCTGCGGGAGCGCGGCTACGTGGGAACCAGCCCGAAGGCGATCCAGCAGCGAGCGCGCGCGGGCCAGGGCAGCATGTACCACCACTTCACCGGCAAACCCGACCTGGCGCTCGCCGCGATCACCCGCAGCGCCGAGGACATGCGCGACAGGGCCGAGGCCGAGTTCACCGGTCCGGGCACCGCGGTCGAGCGGCTCACCGCCTACCTGCGCCGGGAGCGCGATGCCCTGAAGGGCTGCCCGGTCGGCCGCCTGACCCAGGACCCGGACGTGATGGCGGACCCGGTGCTGCGCCGACCCGTCGAGGAGACCTTCCGCCGGCTCACCGAACGGATGGCCGGACTGCTGGAGCAGGGCCGAGCCGAAGGGGAGCTCGGCGCCGAACTCGACCCCGCGAGCACGGCCACCGCGCTGGGGGCGGTGCTGCAGGGCGGCTACGTGCTGGCTCGCGCCGCCGACTCGGCCGAGGTGCACACCCGGGCCGTCGACGGCGCGCTCGGCCTGCTCGCCGGTCACCGAACGACGCCCTCCCGGAAGGAGGACCGCTGA
- a CDS encoding DUF1015 family protein produces the protein MSAYPVRQAAPPEHRGITLRPPRTLLTGPHGANGPALRLPDPAIVVYRLESGQHRQTGVVVEVSVDDYRNGRIRRHEDTRPEHVRQIAELTESTGTEQTPVMLVHRGRGVLSARLAAITAREPDVRVARGGVAHSVWIHESAELARELTDEAGRIDALYIADGHHRMAAAELHADRGRHLGQDHAFTLAALFPGDETRILGYHRCFALAERASARDVLDRLAAHPGTARIEETAAAVTAPGAVAVGLGDRWYRLALRPRNRRSLDAFTVDEELVPALSGLTDHSATMTGSHHAMESCWCAGRNAVRLVPHPPTIEQLMETSDAGVPMPPKSTCFDPKPMPGLFVRELA, from the coding sequence GTGAGCGCCTACCCCGTCCGGCAGGCCGCCCCGCCGGAGCACCGCGGCATCACCCTCCGCCCGCCTCGCACACTGCTGACCGGACCGCACGGCGCGAACGGGCCGGCCCTGCGGCTGCCCGATCCGGCGATCGTGGTGTACCGGCTCGAATCCGGGCAGCACCGGCAGACCGGCGTCGTGGTCGAGGTGTCGGTGGACGACTACCGCAACGGCCGGATCCGCCGCCACGAGGACACCCGGCCGGAGCACGTCCGCCAGATCGCCGAGCTGACCGAGAGCACCGGGACCGAGCAGACCCCGGTGATGCTCGTCCACAGAGGACGTGGCGTGCTGAGCGCCCGGCTCGCCGCGATCACCGCCCGCGAACCCGACGTGCGGGTGGCCAGGGGCGGGGTCGCGCACTCGGTCTGGATCCACGAGAGCGCCGAGCTCGCGCGCGAGCTCACCGACGAGGCCGGTCGCATCGACGCGCTCTACATCGCCGACGGCCACCACCGGATGGCGGCGGCCGAACTCCACGCCGACCGCGGGCGCCACCTCGGCCAGGACCACGCCTTCACCCTGGCCGCGCTGTTCCCCGGCGACGAGACTCGCATCCTCGGATACCACCGGTGCTTCGCGCTCGCGGAGCGCGCGTCGGCGCGGGACGTGCTCGACCGGCTGGCCGCCCATCCGGGCACCGCGCGGATCGAGGAAACCGCCGCGGCCGTCACTGCTCCCGGAGCTGTGGCGGTGGGGCTGGGCGACCGCTGGTACCGGCTGGCGCTGCGGCCCCGGAACCGCCGCTCGCTCGACGCCTTCACCGTCGACGAGGAGCTGGTGCCCGCGCTGAGCGGTCTCACCGACCACTCCGCGACGATGACCGGCAGCCACCACGCCATGGAGTCCTGCTGGTGCGCGGGCAGGAACGCGGTCCGGCTCGTCCCGCACCCGCCGACCATCGAGCAGCTCATGGAGACCTCGGACGCCGGCGTGCCCATGCCGCCGAAGTCGACCTGCTTCGACCCCAAGCCCATGCCGGGGCTGTTCGTCCGCGAGCTGGCCTAG